In Serratia liquefaciens ATCC 27592, the genomic stretch ATCAGCGCCCGCGACAACCGCCATATCCTTGATCACTCAGATCTCGCCAAAGCCTCAGTTGCCGTCGTAACCGGTTCGCCTGAAGCTGCGTTGATTCCAGATGTGTATCCCGCGATCAGGCTACACGAATTCCCCAACCAGGCTGCCGCCATGCTCAGCGTCGAGCAAGGGGAAACCGACGCATTTATCGGCAATCGCTACACTATTCGCTACTATATTGCCCTTAACAAAAGCGAAGCCTTCCGTACCGTTGGCAATGCTTATTTGCCGTTGCAAACACTAAGATTCGCCTTTCCCCGTGAAAATCAGTTACTGGCCAACGCATTCGATGTCGCCATTACAGATATGGGTTGGCGCGAGCAACAGGCGTTATTTGAAAAGTGGGTGTCCCCCTTCCCCGCACGATTACCCAAAACGGAACGCATCAACCTGTCGCCCGACCAAATTACCTTGCTAAATCAACTACCCTATCTGCAAGTCAGCAATCTGGAATCCTACCCACCGTTTTCTTTTCGCAATCAACATGGCGAACCCAGCGGGCTGGTCGAGGATTATTTCGATCTGATACGCCGCCAGTTGCAGCTTAAATCTGAGCGTGTCAGGGTACGTTCACTGAATGAATTGATGCGAATGATCAAAGAAGGCGAGATCGATATGGTCCCCGGTTTGCCGCCTACCGCAGAGCGTATGCAGTTCTTAGCGTTCAGCCAACCCTATGCACGTTTTCCGTTGATGATAGCAACACGAAAAGAAACCAGTAATATCGAGGGCATTGAGAGCCTCGGTAAGGCGCGGGTAGCGATATCCGAGGACGCAGAACCCATCCCGACGCTGCTGCGCAAAAATCCAAAGTTGATTTTGATTCACACCGATACAGCTGAGCAAGGTCTGCAACTGTTGGCCGATCGCCAGGTGGATGCCTACATTGGCAACCTGGTGGTCACCGATCGCATTATTACCGAGCAGTACCCCAATATATTAAAGGTCGCGGCACCGACCGGTTATTATGCCGAGCTGGCGGTTGCGGTCACCAAAAAGTACGCCTACGTTATCCCATTGATCAACCAGGCCTTGGCTAATATCAGTACCGACCGCAAAGAGCAGATCCGCAGCGCCTGGTTCCCTATCACCTTTCAGGAAAACGTCGATCTTCTGATTATCATCAAGAGGATCCTGCCCGCCATATTGGCCGTCGGTTTTATTATGGCGCTGCTTATCATCGCCTACTGCCGCTTACGCAAAGAGACCCGCCGCAGGATCCTGGCCCAGATAACCCTGGCCGACCAGCTCAGCTTTCAACATGCACTGCTGGAAACCATCCCTTTTCCGGTATTAGGCAAGGATCACAACGATCGTTATATCGCAGTGAACAGCGCCTTTGAAAAACTGACCGGCCATGCGTCCGCACATATGTTGGGCAAAACGCCTGACGAATGCGGCTACATCGACGCCATCGTGTCACTGGAACGCGAGCCGGAAAACCGAGCAGCACTATCGGCCGAGGAAGGTATCCACCGCTCACTGCGCTATGCCAATGCCAAAGGAGAGCTACGGGAGGGATTGTTCTGGCTAAAACCCTTCTTCAGTGTTGACGGGGGCCCGGCGGCAGCGTAACCGTGTTGGTTGACGTCACTGATATACGCCGCTCTGAAGAACGAGCACTGATCTCCGAAGCCCTGTTAACCGACGTGACCGAATCACTGCCGGTTACCGTATTTCAAGTCTGCCTCTCGGTGGATGGCGATATGCGTTTCACCTACGTAGCGGGTGCCGCAGAAGCCACCTTCGGCTTATCTGCCGAAACCATGATGGCCGACCACAAAAGCTTCCACCAGCGAGTGAATGCCGAAGATCTGCCCATGCTGCAGGAAAATTTAATCCGCATGCAAGGCACGCTGGCCCCCTTCCAGAACGAGTTCCGTATGCAGGTCAAAAATAACCAGTGTTGGATACGCGTCAATTCAGGCAGAGGAAAACGCGAAAGCAACGGGGATGTACTGTGGGGCGGTTATTTTGAAGATATTACCCACTCCCGCCAGCAGGAACAGGCGCTGTTCGAAGCGAAAACCAAGGCTGAAGCCGCCGCCCGTGCCAAAGCCACCTTCCTTGCTACCATGAGCCATGAGATACGCACACCGGTACACGGCATTCTTGGCTGGTTGGAACTGCTGGAAAGAACCCAGTTGGATGATGAACAAAATAGAATGCTGAATACCGTGCAAAATTCTGCGCAGCATTTAACCCAAGTGATTGACGATATTCTTGATTTCTCCAAGCTGGAGGCGGGCCAGGTCTCACTGGAGAATTTGGCGATAGATATTCGAGTATTCCTGTCAGAACTGATGCAAACCCTCAGTCTGCAAGCGTTGAAAAAAAACCTGACCTTGCATCTTTATCTCGACAGTCGGGTCGCACAGAAACTGATGTTCGATCCGGTCCGATTGCGTCAAATTTTAATGAATTTTCTCAGTAACTCGCTGAAGTTTACCCGTTCAGGCCATATTACGTTGCAGTTAGTTCTCCTTGCCGATCAGCAAAGTCGGCAATGGTTGCGTTTCAGCGTCATCGATACCGGTATCGGCATTCCTGCAGACATGCAGCAGCAGCTGTTTCAACCTTTTCAGCAGGCAGAAGCGTCCACCACTCGTCGTTTTGGCGGTACCGGCCTGGGGTTAGCAATCTCCAAAGGCCTGGCACAGCAGATGAACGGGGAGCTCACCATGCTCAGTCAGCCTGGTGAAGGTACCACCCTCAGTTTCGACGTTCATTTCGATGTTTATGCTCCTTCACCGGCGTTACCGGCGCTGTTAGGCACCCGCGTTACCCTATGGTGTGATGACAAGGTTATCACCCAAAACCTGCGGGAAATGCTGCTGGCGTTAGGCCTTACCGTCACCTGCCGGTCCGGCTCGCAGCAGACTGCGCTTATCCTGTCCGGCTGCGATCTGCTGTTTATAGAGGAAAACATGCTGGCAACGATTGCAATACCTGCCGCAGCCCGGGAAAAGGTGGTCACTCTGAGTATTAAACCGCGGTCTGACAATGCTGCGGACCGGCATACCCTCAATGTCACGCCATTATCCTGGGAAAGAGTGCACAAACTTTGCGTCACCCTGTTAATCGAGCAAAAAAAACAGGCGACAAGCTCCATGGCACTGCCAGAAACAACCACCATCGATACCACCCTAAGCCGTGAACATGCTCTGGCGAACGGAAGTTTGATTTTGGTTGCCGAAGACCACCCTATCAGCCGAGAACTGATCAAGCATCAGCTGCAAATATTGGGTTATAGCTTTGATATTGTTGAGGATGGCCAGCAGGCTTTGCTGGCAATAGAAAGCACAAAATATGGCCTGGCGATTATCGATTGCCACATGCCCTATATCGACGGTCTGGAATTGAGTCGCCTGATCCGCAAAAAAGAGGCTGCGAATAATAGCGCAAGGCTGAAGATTGTCGCGCTGACAGCGGGCGTCCTGGAAGAGCAAGAAGATCAGTGTATTGCTGCCGGCATGGATGCTTACCTGACAAAACCCATTGATATTAAAGGGTTGAAGGATATTCTCACCCGTTATATTGCGCCAAGAGCGGTAACCGCAACTGCGTTCACTTCAGCTTGCTCAGAGGCGTCATTCAATATAGACATGGTCTCTTTGAATAAGCGATATGGTTCAGAAGAAAAAACCAGAGTGGTCGTGGGCATGATGCTTGGCAATCTGGAGCATGGGCTACATCAACTGGCCACAAGCCGTGCCTCAGCGCAGCAAGGGTTGATCGTGCGTCATTTGTCATTGGACCTGGGTGCGCTGAATTGCCATATGCTGGCCACGCGGGCGACAAGATTGGAAGCCAGGCTAAATCAGGGCAAGGTGAACCTCACCGATGATCTGCAGGATTTCAAACGGGCCATTGAGCAGTTGATCATGCAATTGCATATGCTGTAGCTACTGTTTCGCCGAAGCAAAAGCAATGCCCGGTGCCGACAGCTCTATTTTTAACTGATGTGTTCAAACATCTGCTGATAGTTTTGCCACGGGCTTTTTTGAGCTGCATGTTCGAGGATCAACCGCATGCGCCAGCGGGCAGCCTGCGGATCCTTGTTCTGTACCGCCACCAAGAGTTCACGATGTTCATGCACCGCTTCTTTGGTTAAGCGCACGTCGGCTTCCAACGTTTGTTTAAATGAAAATGACATGGCAGTGGCCAAAGCATTCCCTAATGAGCGCATAAAAGCATTGTGGCTGGCATCCAGCAATGCCAAATGAAAAGCGAGGTCGCCTTTCTCAAACAGGTATTTTTTACCCAGTTTTTGCCCCTGCCCCATGATGTTACAGGCGTCATTCAAACGGATGATGTCCTCCTCCGTGGCATGGAGGGCGGCTAACGCGGCAATGTTAGGTTCAAATATCAAACGCGTAACTAACAGCTGTTCCATCAATGAGTGGTCGAACCCTTTTTCATCCAGCCAAGACATGACGTCAACATCCAGAAAGCTCCACCGATCCTGCGGGTTCACCGTACTGCGTTTCTTCGCCTGAATATTAATCAGTCCTTTGGCCGCTAATACTTGCAGCGCATTTCGTACCGTGGTGCGGGAAACGGCGTATTGTAGCGCCAAATCATTTTCGCCAGGCAGAGAATCACCGGCGCTCCAGTCACCATCCATGATTCGGCGAGATAATACGCTGATCAACGTTTCAGATATGCTGCAGTTTGTGGTTTTCATTGACGGGTGTTTCTTCTAATTAGTTTTTCAAGAAAGAATTTTAGCTTATTCATGACATGATTATATTGATCATTAACATAACACATTGCCGATTAACCCAAGTGATTTTACATGATAGCATGCGCTAACAGGCAGCCCATACTGGAGAGGTTGTCAGGAACAGTGGGACGAATCACGACACCCCGGAAAACAAAAATAAATAACGATTACTTTCAGCGCATTAGAAATAGAATGACAACCATCAATACAATAACCATTTAAATAACCTACCAAAAACGCCACAAATTTTGGTGTAATTTCAATAAAAATAAAGATAACATGACCAAGCCAGTTTTTATAAAGCGTTTGTAAAACTCAACCTTAGACACATAAAAACAACACAGAGATAAACACAAACGAAATAAAACAACATCTCTGCCATTTAACCCTACTACAGGCAAAATAAAATGGATAATGACCTTCATCTTTCAACCGTAAAGAAAATGAACCTAAGACTTATTCCATTCATCATGCTTCTTTACTTAATCGCATATATAGATCGCGCTAACATTTCAGTCGCCGCATTACAAATGAATGCTGACTTAGCATTAACCGCAGAAATGTATGGTATTGCGGCTGGCATATTTTTTGTCTCTTATATCCTGTTTGAGATCCCCAGCAATATTATTCTCACCCGAGTGGGGGCTAAAATCTGGATCGCCCGCATTATGGTCACCTGGGGGGTGATTGCCATGGGAATGAGCTTGGTACAAACACCGCTGCAACTCTACACCATGCGTTTTCTGCTTGGCGTGGCGGAAGCCGGCTTTACGCCTGGGATCATTTACTACCTTTCCTGCTGGTATCCGCGCAGCGACCGCGCGCGAGCCATGTCGATGTTTTATATCGGTGCGGCACTGGCTTCGCTCATTGGGTTACCAATCTCCGGTGCCATTCTACAGATGAATGATGTGCTGAATATCGCTGGCTGGCGCTGGCTATTCTTGCTTGAGGGGGCACCGGCGATATTATTGGGTATCGTGGTTTACTTCTACCTGGACAACAAGCCGGAAGATGCCAAATGGCTGGGGCCACAGCAGCGGGCCTGGTTGGCAGGCGTACTGACACAAGAAGCCAAACAAACCCCTACGCAGCAAGAGCATCATTGGCAAGCTGCGTTCAAAAACCGCAAAGTGTGGCTACTGAGCCTGATGTGGTTGTTGCAAGCCTTTGGCACCATCGGCATCGGTTTATTTCTGCCATTGATCATCAAAGGCGTGGTCAGCGAGCAAAGCAATTTCATCATTACCCTACTTTCCGCCGTTCCCTTTTTGTTCGCCTGTATGTTTATGTACTTTAATGGTCACTATTCCGACACCCATCGCGCCCGTGCTGTGCCATTGGGGTTACCGCTCATCCTTTCAGGCCTGTTGTTGTTGGCGGCAATTTACAGCACAAACATGGTAATAGCTTACGTTTTATTGGTTTTCACCATTGCGCTGAACTGGGCGATCATACCCATTTTCTGGGCAGTCACGACGGAAACGGTGTCCGGCGTAGCGGCAGCGGCTTCCATTGCGCTGATCAACGCCGTGGCTAATATCGTTGGGCTGGCGCTACCGCCGGTTATCGGTCGAATCAAAGATATGACCAGTAGCTATGATGCCGCCTTGATTATGGTGGCAATCGCCCTGGTACTGGGGGGAATTATCGGTTTACAAGTCGGACGTTGGAAACACATAGCTAAACTGCCGATACACCAAGATACGCCAGAACATTGAGGGGAAAGTATGGAAAACGTTATTTTGCAGATAGCGCCGGTGCCCATGCAATTGACTCAGCGCTTGCACCAGCACTTCACATTATTTAATGCTGCCCAGCTCACTACAGAACAACAGATTGAATTGATACCTCGGGTTCGTGTTTTACTAATCAACGGTGAAACACCGTTGGACGACACCACTATGGCGCGCTATCCCAATCTGCAGTTGATCGCCGTTTTTGGTGTGGGGTATGAACGTGTAGATGCTCAAGCCGCCTACAAGCGTAATATTCAGATTAGCAATACGCCGGGTGTACTCACCGACGACGTTGCCGATTTGGCCTTTGGGCTGATGCTGGCGTGCTCCCGCCAGATTGTCGGTGCACAGCGCTTTATCGAACGCGGTGATTGGGCTGGCCAGAGCTACCGTTGGACAAACAAAGTCAGCGGTAGCCGGCTCGGCATTCTCGGCCTGGGTCGTATTGGTCGGGCTATCGCCCGGCGTGCTTCGGCGTTTGATATGTCGGTAAGCTATCACAGCCGTACTCAGTACGCGGACTTTGCAGGTGAGTACTGTGCAACGCCGCAAGCACTGGCGGCGCACTGTGATTTCCTGGTGGTGTGCGCTCCTGGGGGAGACGGTAGCCGCGATCTGGTCAATGCCGAGGTGTTACAGGCTCTCGGCCCCACGGGGATTTTAATCAATATCGCTCGCGGCTCGGTCGTAGATGAGGCTGCTTTGGTGAACGCCATTGAACATAAGTTGATTGCCGGCGCGGGGCTGGACGTGTTCTGCGATGAACCGCACGTGCCAGCTACACTGCTGCAACGCGATAACGTGGTGATCACCCCGCATATGGGCAGCGCCACGGAAAGCACCCGCAGGGCAATGTCGGAGCTGGTTTACGAAAATATTAGCGCCTACTTTGCCGGCAAGCCTTTGCTTACTGTGACAGAAAAACCGTAACGGGCTCGCATCACCCTTCTGAAAATCAGTCTATCAACTCCAACGTCAGGTGAGCTTCGCTTACCTGACGGGAAGCGATACGGGCGGCACTCTCCGGCATTATGGGTTCAATCTCGACGCGTGCAGTAAAACTTTGCCCTTTGACCAATTGACCATTTTGCACAACAGCAAATACCTTACCGGGTTGCAACATCAAGCTGGATTCGGGTGCGCCATCAAGCAGTCCGGCCTGAGCCGATGATGCAACCTGCACATTCTGCCCATCCAGTTGAAAGTTCAGCAGTCGGATATTAACACTGCCCTGCTCACCGTAGCGTAGATCGCCATTGGCGGCACGATCACCGCGTAGTACCAAACGCATCGTCTGGCTATAAGGACACACCACATTGAGGATCAGCGTACGCTTGCCTGGCGTCACCGCATTGCTACCCGCCACGTCCTGCAGTTGCCAACGCGATTGGGTACCATAGTCGATTACTGGCGTGCCAGCGGACAAACTGCATCGCGTGTCCACAGGTAAGAATGATTGGGCCTCAGTAATACGGGTATCAATGGCCGAAAACACCGGCTGGCTCATTGTTAACCCCAACACCAGAGCCGTAAAAATTTTTCTCATATCATGTTTTCCTGTCAGCGGCATACTGCATCGGCAGTTTCATACAAGCCGCTGGTGCCAGCCTGTGCCGGTAATGAAAGGGGAAATGAACATATCGTTTTACCGGAAACCTGCACGTCCAGTTTGTTGGATTCAGCCGCATCGGAAATAAATACGCTCCCCTTGTTGCCAACTACGGTGACAAAATTGCCAGCCGCATCAAATACGCTAGCGCCGTAAGGCAAAGGTTTATTCTCGACATCTTTAACATCGACTAACACCCGCCGAGTGCGTATCACATGAAAATCGACATAACTCACTGAACCACGTGCCGCCTCAGTCTCCTGCCAGGCATTGCTGATATCGACATTTTTCGCCAGGCTGCGGGTATCCACCTGAATGGCGGAACGCTTATATCCGCTAAGGGATGGCAGAACCGCATAACCGCGCCCATCAGTCCAAATTGGGCCTGCTGGAGAGTCCAGACGAACACCGGCTTCTTCTCCAACTTTAGCGATGCCGAAAGTATCATTGACACGGTAAGGAGAAAGCGTAATGCCGTGGGGGTGAGCCACAATGGCTCCCGAGGCACGTGCCGACCAAGACGTGTAGTTGTCCGAATCCTGGCTTATGCTGCCGCTTAGCTGGCTGACCGGAGTAACCTTATCGATGCTGCCGGTAGCGGATGTGCGCCGATTGCGGAAATCACGTTCGCTGGAGAGGCTCCATCCCCCGTCCTGTTGGCCGCGATCGCTATAACGCATTCCGCCGCGGCTGCCGTTACGTGAGCTGTTATTAAGGTAGCTGCTGATGCTGCGGCTGTCGCCAAATGGGATATTGACCGTGATATACAGGCGAGTTTCCGCATCGCTGTTGCGGCTGCCGGTATCGTGATCCAGGGTGGCACCAAGGTAAACGCGATTAAACTGTTTACTCCAACCGCCGCGTACGTAATTTGTGGCATCGCCAGCAAAGGTGCTGCTGCGGGCCCAAGACAAAGACAGGTTGCCGAGGCTTGCCAGCGACCAACTGATGCCACCGCCATACTGGTTTCTGTTGCGACCGGCAGTATCCAAACTATCGGTTTGCAGTGCATCACTTAAATCTCGATAGCCAGACGTTTGTTGAACGGCATTGACGCTAACCCCAATGCGCTCTGTTAGCTTATGGCTTAACACTGCAGTAGCCGATAGCCCCTTGTTGCCGTGGGTATCGTCCTGCGCGGCAGTGGTTTGCATAGAAAGAAACGTAGCATTAAACAGCTGACTATCCACGCCTACGGCGGCTGCGCGATAAGGTGAAGAACCGAGCAACCCCGCGTTGAGGGCCGTGTAGGGATTAAGCACCCAACCGTTAGCCAGAGTACCGATCAACGGTGCTTCGCTGCTACCTTGCTGATCAAGCTTACCGATGCCAAATGACATTCCTGGAGCAACAGCAGGCCCATTCATCAACAGGGTGGAAGCGGGTACGGAAAACTGGCGCTTCTCACCGTTGCCGCCAGTTACCGTCACTAACAGATCGGAACGGGTATTTAGCAACGAGAACCCCTGCAGGCGAAATGGCCCGGCAGGCACGGTAGTGCTATAAACCAACACGCCAGATTGACGGACTTCCACTACCGATTGACTATCAGCAATACCTTCGACCAATCCCGCTCCACCGCGACTACTTTGCAGGGCGGCCTCCGGGAACACCTGGAGCCCCAACACCTGCCCCGTGCCAAACATCGAGTTGGACAAACTAACCTGCCCGGCCTGAAATACCTTTTTAATCCCCGAGAAAGTGCGCTGCGCATAAGCTGCCTGATGCTGCATTTGATCTTTGCCATTGAAACGGGAAAAAGTCTGTTGGCTACGAACAATCCAGTCGCTGATATTAAAGCCGGCCTCCGTCCCCAATTGCATAAAGTTCGTACCCGCAGAGGCTCCGGCAGAATCCATATACTGTGCATCGTAATTCAGCATGCCGGCAAAGCCGCCGTGGTTCCAACTCCCTCTATCCATATCGGGAGCGATCACTGCTTCTGGAGGTAACACCACATCAACCCTAGCCTCGCCCGGTTCAAGGTTCACTTCGGTTTGAGGCCAGGCAGTTTTCAGATCAAAACAGGCGATTTTCTTACTGTAACCAGGAGGTGATATCAGGCCGGCCTCTTTCTGAAAGGCCTCATCGGCACACAACTTTCCGCTCTGATCAAAACGAACTTTAACCTTACCCCGGGCGTTGCCATTAATCGTCAAGGCCACAGTGGATTCACCAGGCAAAAAACGTGGCGACTGACGAAACCACTCGGCAAGCTTAGGATCAATGCCTCGCGCCAACATTGCCTGGTGATCAAACTCAACATCATCCGCTCGTTCATCCGGCACAGCAGCCAACACAGGCGAAGTCGTGGCCAATACAGCCAACAGAGCCAATGACAGAACTGAAAGTGTTGGCCATACGTTAACGTGATCGTCGTGTCGCATCAGCCCCACCGTCAATGGCTTAATTCAGCATCATAGCTGTTGACGGTATAGCCCCAAGTGGTGGCCGGAGAAATTCGAACCTGCTGACCGACGCCAGCTTTCTTGCCACCGTCAGGTGTAAGCGTGAACGTTTGGCCTGGTAAAACATAACTGTTAGGCAGCATCCAGTGGGTATTATCCGGTAGCGTTGTCACTCCCTGGCCCAGCCGCACTACGTAAGGCGATGGATTATTAACCATTAAGCTGTTGCCACTTTGCTTCCAGACCAGTCGCTTCCAGGGGGCAGGGTCTCTTTCCAATCCTGTTGGACGGATAATAACCGGCAGGTTTTGACGCACTGTCATGCGTACTTCATTTTTACCTTTTTGCTGCGGCGGCACACCTTCAAAAATGACGCGTGTCAGACGTTCAGTTGTCAGCGGCGTTTTGTTGGTCAGAATAAAACGTACGCGCTGGGTTTTACCTGGCTCAACGCGCGCCGCTGGCGGGGTAACACTCACCAGGGTTTCAGGATCATCTTTGATATTTTCCAGCGTGGTCAACAGCAATACCGGAAAGCCATCGGTATTTTTAATGTTAATTGCACCTTCGCCATCATCTTGTTCGACCACCACTACTGAAGTCTCAGGCACCATACCGGTTGCATGGCTGCTGGCAGAAAATAGCAGCAAGGAAACCGCCCCAATATTAAACAGGGAAGAAAGGGTCATTATTTTCACCATTCGTATTAAAAAGGGCCGTTGCTGAGGGTACATCCGATACAGCGGCCAAAGGGGCAAAAAGGCCCCGTCGGAGGGCGGGGCAATGGCCGAGCGCACACGCCCGGCTAAAAGGAGTTAAAGGTAAACAAGCTCGATAGTGGACGACCCGTTTAACTGCACAGGTTTGGTCAGGTCCAAATCGGAAGCTTTATTGATATAGGCTCGTACCGTTACTTTACCGGTGAGTTTTTGGAAGGCGACAGGTTCGGAGGCACCACTGGTAGCCCAAGATACCTGACGAACGGCAGTGTCATTATATAAAACACCCTCGCCGCCTTTTGTCCAAGAGGCTTCGCCAACGTTCTTATAGATACTGTCAACATTCTTGCTATCTGCAATCACGCTGCTATCTTCGATTTTGATGACATATCCCCCGATACGATGGGTACCATCAAGCCCCAACCCCACAATAGGCACATTACTTTTGCCAAAGATATTAACCAGACTGGCGCCACCGGCCCCATCGGTAGTCGCCCCCGCCACGGTATTTGGACGGTTATTAGTGGCTTTCAGAGCCACTTTCGCTGGGGCTGCACAACTGATGGAAAGATCCAACTGCTTCTCATCCAAAGCAGTAAATTCGTCCAGCGACAGCGACCCTGCTTTAATTGTGCCGTAATCAATAGTGCCCCCACCGGAGACCATTGGCGTACAGGCCGCAGGCGTAATAGTCCCTATGACCTTTACATCTATACTTGCGGCGAGAACTGGCAGAGAAGTGGCTGCCAATACGGCCAACACACAGAGATTTACTTTTGTCTTATTCATCATAAAATGATTCCTTTCTTCATATCGAAAATATGTATTGCAGGCCAATAAATTAACAATTGCCACCATCAACCATTATAAAGTCAATATACACAAGAAAATTAACCCAATAAGGAATTAAAATTAAAAACCCATATGGAAGCATCACTAATAATCAGCCCACTGAAATATCCTTTTCAGGAAACCAATATCGAGTTGAAAATATACCTTATAGGTACACTAACTCGATGGTGCTCAAGCCATCCAAAATAACCGGTTTGGTCAGATCCAATTCAGAAGCTTTATTGATATAGGCTTGCACCGTTAAGTTTATGGTTAAGTTTTTGAAGGCCGCAGGCTCTTGGACCATGCCCTGCATCCACGAAAGCTGACGTTTAACACCAACGCTATAGAGGCTACTATCTTCCCCCGTCCACTTCCCTGCACTCCCCCCTCGCGTGATGATTGGAGTAGTGCTACCGTCTGCTTTAAGCCCCGTGGCGCTGATCGCGTATCCCCCGATACGTGCTGAGTTACTGAGCCCAAGACCTACTACTGCCGTTGCTCCACTCACTAAACCACTAACAGGAGAAAGACCCGCACCAGATACCGCATCTTCAGTATCAACGCCAGCCAGCGTATTCGGACGACCATTCTTCGTCTCTAGCGCCAACTTCACCGGTGCATCGCAAGCAATGGTTAAATCCAACTCTTTTTTTTCTAACTTAGTGTAAGCATCCAACGTCAAAGAATCAGATTTGATAATGCCATAATCAACGGTACCATCACTGGTCAACGTAGGAGTACAGCCGGATGGCGTAACGCTACCGGTAACCTTTACTTCTATATCTTTTGCCAACGAAGGCAAAGATGTGATTGTCAACACGGCCAACGCACAGGCGGTTATTTGCATTTTTTTCATTCGGATATTGCTCCTTTTCCCTAAGTCAAATAGCGGATATTTTCGCCAGTCCCATTTGAGGCAGAGTATGACAAGATATTTACAAAGTTAAAAACGAAACCAACACACAAAATCAAATACGATTGAAAACATCAATCTTGTAATACAATCAATTGTTCCTAATGAAAAAAAACATAAAACAGCCATTTTTATGGGATTTAATTCTGATTTTTTATACTTTTCAGTCTATGAGACCAGAATCATCGTGCTTGCGACATAAAATCGCAGAGCCGTCCTGGGCTCACCACAGCTGCG encodes the following:
- a CDS encoding 2-hydroxyacid dehydrogenase, with the translated sequence MENVILQIAPVPMQLTQRLHQHFTLFNAAQLTTEQQIELIPRVRVLLINGETPLDDTTMARYPNLQLIAVFGVGYERVDAQAAYKRNIQISNTPGVLTDDVADLAFGLMLACSRQIVGAQRFIERGDWAGQSYRWTNKVSGSRLGILGLGRIGRAIARRASAFDMSVSYHSRTQYADFAGEYCATPQALAAHCDFLVVCAPGGDGSRDLVNAEVLQALGPTGILINIARGSVVDEAALVNAIEHKLIAGAGLDVFCDEPHVPATLLQRDNVVITPHMGSATESTRRAMSELVYENISAYFAGKPLLTVTEKP
- a CDS encoding FadR/GntR family transcriptional regulator; this translates as MKTTNCSISETLISVLSRRIMDGDWSAGDSLPGENDLALQYAVSRTTVRNALQVLAAKGLINIQAKKRSTVNPQDRWSFLDVDVMSWLDEKGFDHSLMEQLLVTRLIFEPNIAALAALHATEEDIIRLNDACNIMGQGQKLGKKYLFEKGDLAFHLALLDASHNAFMRSLGNALATAMSFSFKQTLEADVRLTKEAVHEHRELLVAVQNKDPQAARWRMRLILEHAAQKSPWQNYQQMFEHIS
- a CDS encoding MFS transporter encodes the protein MDNDLHLSTVKKMNLRLIPFIMLLYLIAYIDRANISVAALQMNADLALTAEMYGIAAGIFFVSYILFEIPSNIILTRVGAKIWIARIMVTWGVIAMGMSLVQTPLQLYTMRFLLGVAEAGFTPGIIYYLSCWYPRSDRARAMSMFYIGAALASLIGLPISGAILQMNDVLNIAGWRWLFLLEGAPAILLGIVVYFYLDNKPEDAKWLGPQQRAWLAGVLTQEAKQTPTQQEHHWQAAFKNRKVWLLSLMWLLQAFGTIGIGLFLPLIIKGVVSEQSNFIITLLSAVPFLFACMFMYFNGHYSDTHRARAVPLGLPLILSGLLLLAAIYSTNMVIAYVLLVFTIALNWAIIPIFWAVTTETVSGVAAAASIALINAVANIVGLALPPVIGRIKDMTSSYDAALIMVAIALVLGGIIGLQVGRWKHIAKLPIHQDTPEH
- a CDS encoding ATP-binding protein, producing MLVDVTDIRRSEERALISEALLTDVTESLPVTVFQVCLSVDGDMRFTYVAGAAEATFGLSAETMMADHKSFHQRVNAEDLPMLQENLIRMQGTLAPFQNEFRMQVKNNQCWIRVNSGRGKRESNGDVLWGGYFEDITHSRQQEQALFEAKTKAEAAARAKATFLATMSHEIRTPVHGILGWLELLERTQLDDEQNRMLNTVQNSAQHLTQVIDDILDFSKLEAGQVSLENLAIDIRVFLSELMQTLSLQALKKNLTLHLYLDSRVAQKLMFDPVRLRQILMNFLSNSLKFTRSGHITLQLVLLADQQSRQWLRFSVIDTGIGIPADMQQQLFQPFQQAEASTTRRFGGTGLGLAISKGLAQQMNGELTMLSQPGEGTTLSFDVHFDVYAPSPALPALLGTRVTLWCDDKVITQNLREMLLALGLTVTCRSGSQQTALILSGCDLLFIEENMLATIAIPAAAREKVVTLSIKPRSDNAADRHTLNVTPLSWERVHKLCVTLLIEQKKQATSSMALPETTTIDTTLSREHALANGSLILVAEDHPISRELIKHQLQILGYSFDIVEDGQQALLAIESTKYGLAIIDCHMPYIDGLELSRLIRKKEAANNSARLKIVALTAGVLEEQEDQCIAAGMDAYLTKPIDIKGLKDILTRYIAPRAVTATAFTSACSEASFNIDMVSLNKRYGSEEKTRVVVGMMLGNLEHGLHQLATSRASAQQGLIVRHLSLDLGALNCHMLATRATRLEARLNQGKVNLTDDLQDFKRAIEQLIMQLHML
- a CDS encoding transporter substrate-binding domain-containing protein, which produces MLVNNRLANWFVLARKNSSVGLVFLLVLTLLALAVPTIHAAELTSEEKEWLRAHPELHVGTYDGGLPPLEDMVKNQLTGFAPDVLNEVASRLKLKVKVKEYQNRLDMMQALQRNEIDVVMNMSPTFSGAKYLRYSQPYGDNDLIIISARDNRHILDHSDLAKASVAVVTGSPEAALIPDVYPAIRLHEFPNQAAAMLSVEQGETDAFIGNRYTIRYYIALNKSEAFRTVGNAYLPLQTLRFAFPRENQLLANAFDVAITDMGWREQQALFEKWVSPFPARLPKTERINLSPDQITLLNQLPYLQVSNLESYPPFSFRNQHGEPSGLVEDYFDLIRRQLQLKSERVRVRSLNELMRMIKEGEIDMVPGLPPTAERMQFLAFSQPYARFPLMIATRKETSNIEGIESLGKARVAISEDAEPIPTLLRKNPKLILIHTDTAEQGLQLLADRQVDAYIGNLVVTDRIITEQYPNILKVAAPTGYYAELAVAVTKKYAYVIPLINQALANISTDRKEQIRSAWFPITFQENVDLLIIIKRILPAILAVGFIMALLIIAYCRLRKETRRRILAQITLADQLSFQHALLETIPFPVLGKDHNDRYIAVNSAFEKLTGHASAHMLGKTPDECGYIDAIVSLEREPENRAALSAEEGIHRSLRYANAKGELREGLFWLKPFFSVDGGPAAA